A segment of the Brevinematia bacterium genome:
ATACAAAGGTAGTCTAACTAGAGTAATAGGTTTCAAAGGCAGTGCAGTAATAGTACTTAGGTTAAATAAAGTTCTCTAACCAGATTCCTAGATTCGGGGCGCCCGGACTTGAACCGGGGACCTCATGCTCCCAAGGCATGCGCTCTAACCATCTGAGCTACGCCCCGAACAGTGAAAAACTAATTCAGCTCTATACCATGTTTAGAAATAAAACTAAATATTCTTGATTTTAACCTTGCAACCTTGTTCTTCTTGAAAACATTCTTAGTATAGGTTTTGTCAACCAGAGACTGATACTCCTTCAACATCTTCTTCAATTCCTCTTTATCAATATTTCCAGATAGAACATACTTCACTATCTTTTTCCTAAGCACCTTCACCTTCTCTTTCCACACCCTGTTTCTAATATACCTTTTCCTACTTTGCCTTGCCCTCTTCTCATTTGACTTTATATTAGCCATTACTCCCTCCTTGCTATGAGAATTTTAAACAACTATAAGGAAATCTAACAACTTATCAATAAGTTCCACAACAAAGTCCAATTCATAGTAGATAAGGTTTTAAACTTTTTGTCTGCTTACTTCCCCAATTCTAGACAGTATTCGTCAATCACAAAACTCCGCTTCACACTGAGCCCCTTAGATGCCTACTTAAGAAGAGTATTCACCCAGTCAACAGTGATGCAAGAAGAAGAATAAAAGAAAAGCATTAACTAATCGTTAAATCTTGGAATTTATTAGAAAATGTCCAACATAATCTGTAATTTACGATTGGGTATAGTTTCTTCTTTCCTTTGCAACTCCTGAAAATCGGATAAATACTTTTAAAAACAAAGAAGCTTTGTGCAAAGTGAATTTTATAAGCAACGAGCACCTTAGAGGCAAAAGGAATAGACAAGCAGAAAGCTTAGATTCTCAGCTACTCACCTAACGGAAACAAAGACTGCGAGAAAAACAAAAGAAAAAATCATACCTATTGGAATTTATTGACACCTTCTTGGTTGATTTGAAAAGAAGAATACTTGACCTTAATAATAGTAATAAACAAAATATGTTTGAACTTCTTATAGCTCAGATCCTCAATGGTATAACACTTGGAAGCATTTATGCACTAATAGCTCTTGGATACACAATGGTTTACGGAATATTGTTTATGATAAACTTTGCTCACAGTGAGATTTTTATGCTTGGTGCATACATATCCCTGGGAACCTTTATTCTTCTCTCTACCCTTTCCACAGCTTTTGGCATTATTCTCCCAATTTCGGTGATAGTCGCTGCAACAATTGTAGGAATGGTAGGAGTAATGATAGAAATAATCGCTTACAGACCTCTTAGAGCATCACCAAGACTTACACCACTTATAAGCGCTATAAGTGTCTCAATAGTGTTACAGAACATTGTTTTCATATTCGTCAGTAGTTATGCAATACCTTACCGTATCATTTCAGATTTGTTCCCTCAGGGAAATTTCCTAGGATTTGAGTACAAGGGAATTTTAATCACTTTAGTAACTCTTCTCCTGATGCTAGCACTAGCTTTATTTTTATCAAAAACAAAGCTTGGCATAGCAATAAGAGCAACTTCTCAAGATAGAAATACCGCAAGTCTTATGGGAATAAGTATCAACAAAGTAATATCCTTAGTGTTCTTCATTGGGGCATTCTTGGGAGCAGTAGGTGGTTTCTTCTACGGAGCTTACTACTCTATGATAAGGTATGACATGGGATTTATACCAGGGATAAAGGCTTTCACATCTGCAGTTGTTGGTGGAATAGGCAGTATCCCGGGAGCTGTATTAGGAGGTTTCCTGATAGGTATATTTGAAATCTTCGCAGAAACTTACATATCCTCCGCATACAAGGATGTAATAGTGTACTCAATACTCATACTAACTCTTCTCCTAAAACCAGAGGGAATATTAGGAGAGAAAATGACAGAGAAAATCTAAGGTTAGGAAATATGAAAAAAACGAACTTTTGGAGTGCAGACATAAGATTCCTATCGGAAGAGGAAATATCAGAGAAAGTTTTTAAAAACCTACTTACTAAAGAGAAATTCTCTATCCTCTTTCTAGAACCTAACACAATGTATCATCTTCTTTTTGATAGAGAATTTCAAAATGCTCTACTTCCTCACACTATTTTTGTTCCATCCTCAAAGTTTATTGCATCGCTTGTTGGTAATCTCAAAGAGTCCAACAATGTTACGTATGTCAAGGAGTCCTCTGCTATTTTTAGGTCACTCAGGCATATCTCGGATTACCACTACCGAATACTTCTTATAGACAGCTCAGACAAGATCGTATCAAGATTTAAAAAGAATATTAATTCCTCAATTCGTGGTTCTTCGCTAAACATCATTGGTATCCACAATATATACACCAAGAAGCATAAGAACCAAAAAATTGAAACAATCAGGAAAATTGAACCCGATATAGCCATAGTTGGAGATAATGTAATCAAGTTCATCAAACTTATTCACAAAGATAGAGAGCTCCTAAAGAATTCTTCTCTCATATTTTCCAATAGTGGTGTTAAAATCATAGCAGGAAGCTTCGGAATTAAAACGATCTTTAGCAAAGCGAAAAGATTTCTTGAATCAGTGATGATATTCCTCTGGTTTCTTAAGGAAAGAATTCTTATCACCTTACGAGGCAAAAAATGGAAGTGATAGATTACCGAAGAGGTGTCCTAAGAATACTTGACCAAAGGTTACTACCTGAGAGAGAAATCTACCTAGAGTGTAGGACCATTGAAGAAGTAGTCTCTGCTATAAAGAGTCTAGCAGTGAGAGGAGCGCCACTCATATCAATCTCTGCTGCTTATGGAGTATGCATAGGACTTTTTCAGTATAAAACACTAGAGAAGCTTGACTACATACTATTCTCGCTGAGAAACTCCAGACCCACAGCTTACAATATCTTCACAATCCTTGATAGGATTGAGAATAGGATAAGAACTCTCAATACCAACGATTACGAGAAGGCGCTTGAATTAGCTGAAGCTGAAGCAATAGCTATCCACAACGAAGATAGAAACCTATGCAATAAAATTGCAAAAAATGGTCAAAAGGTAATACCAAACAATGCTAATGTAGTAACAATATGTAATACTGGCATGCTTGCAACTGGTGGTATAGGCACAGCACTAGGAGTAATATATGAAGGGTTTCAAGATGGAAAAATAAAGCACGTCTTTGTCTTAGAAACTCGTCCACTTTTACAGGGAGCAAGACTAACCGCCTACGAACTTGCAAAAAACAAAATCCCAGTTACCCTTATAACCGATAACATGCTGTCATTTCTATTTTCAAGAAGCAAAATAGACCTAGCAATAGTCGGTGCAGACAGGATAGTCAAAAATGGAGACACTGCAAACAAAATAGGAACACTCAACCTAGCAATAGTGTGTAAGTATTTCGGAGTGCCATTTTACGTCGCTGCACCATACACAACAATAGACCTCAGCCTAGAAGATGGATCGCAGATACCAATAGAGGAGAGGGATCCCAACGAGGTAAGATTCTTCCGAAACCAACTTATTGCTCCTCCGGAAGTAGAAGTTTGGAATCCTGCTTTTGATATTACACCAGCAAGCCTTATCACTGGAATAATAACTGATAGAGGTATCTTCAAACCTAATGAGATCTTTGCACTAAAAATTCAATAAAGCTTAATTTCAACAGTGTCACTTTACACCAAGCTTCAAGATTTTATTGAGAGGACATCACCTCCGGTCCCGAAAGAGACTGTGGCAAGGGAAGTAAAGGGAAAAACATACCTAGTTGTTAAATCTTGGAATTTATTGCTGAAAATTTAACAGATCTGACTATAAGGTTATAAGCTCGGTTCCTAGTTTCGTCAAAGTTTCACAGGAATTCTTCCTTATCAAGACCATATTTTCTGTCCTTATTCCAAACTCGCCAGGAATGTAAATACCAGGCTCTATGGTTATTACCATCCCTTCCTTCAACTCTTGAGAATTGTCCTTACTGATAAAAGGAAATTCATGTACCTCTAACCCTACACTGTGCCCCGTTGAGTGTGTAAAGTGTTCTCCAAATCCATAGCGCTCTATAACGCTTCTAACTTTATTATCAAGGTCCTTTGCCAGAACACCTTCTTTTGCAAAAGATATACCTTCACTAAGAGCCTCAAGCACCACATTGTAAGCATCTTTAAACTTTTGAGGAGGAGTTCCCAAAAATACTGTCCTGGTCATATCTGTACAATACCTGTCCTTCTTTATACCAAAGTCTATCACTATGGGTTCATTGTTTGATACTACTTTTGAAGAAGCTCTAGCATGTGGCAAAGAGGATCTAGTTCCAGAAGCAACTATAGTTGGAAAAGCCATCTCTTCAGCTCCCTTAGACTTTAGATAGTATTCTAGCTCTGCACATATCTGAGCTTCAGTCACCCCAGGCTTTATGAACCTGAGAATGTATAAAAACCCCTCATCGGATAAAAGATGGTTGTCTTTGATTATTTCAATCTCCCCCTCTTCCTTCACCATCCTAACTTTGTGAGTCAAATATTCCTTAAAATACACCTTTATATTCCCCACAGCAAAGTGATCCTCCCTAAGAGAAAGAAGTTTTTTATTCAACCCCAGAAGTTTCTTTTCCTTAGCTAACTCTATCACAGATATAAACTCGTTTAGCTTAGTATCCGTTGAAGAGATAAAAATCTCACCTATCTCTAAACTTGTGAGTATCTCTATTATCCTAGAAGGTATCTCCTTCTTATCAGTTATATGCACATCAAATATAGAGCTATCAACCTCCTTTAAAACATTCTCCTGAAACATTTTAGTAGTTATTATGTAAGACTTAGGTTGTGAAATAATGACAGAGCCACAATCACCAGTGAAGCGGGAAAAATAAAAAAGATCTTCGCACTTGGAGGTTATAAACGGATTACCTGCAGTGCTGATCAAAAGTTTGTCAATTCTGGATCTAATTACAGACCTCATTTTACTTCACCAAAGGGTATTGCAGAAATTATAAACCCTCTAAGTCCCCTTTAGCAAGTAGAAAGCTTTGATCACTCATATTCCTTTCTCTTGCAGTCTACTTTGCAAACCAAGTAAGCACTATACTCAAATTTCGCTATTTAGAAAAATTCCAAAGATGTTGTATATAATTGTTTCAGAGATGAACAAAATAAGCGCCTACAGTTTAATAAAAGCAGGAAAGATAACAGAAGCATTGAGATTCTTTGAAGACACACTCAGAAAAGGTGTAGACGAAGAGTCAGAGTGCGGTATAAAGATAGTAAAGTATATTCTCTCAAAAATCAAAAGGATAAGAGAGATGGGTGATCCTCACAAAATCGGAGATATGTTGATAATTGAATGGAAGAACCTACAGCAGTGGATTAACACAAATAACTGTAGCAGGTTTTCCGACCTTGTTGAATCTATGAAGTACTACATTTTTTTACTTGCGTTGAAATATTACCAATCAATAGTTGATAATATAAATGCGAACAACAGTGGTAACGTTATAGATATTGATCTGATGGTGAAGGTCAGTAAATGCTACAGGGAGATAGGGGAAGTTGTCAGATGTATTGACATATTGGAAGATGTTAGGGAATACAGACCTTACGACTCAGGAGTTCTAGCTAATCTTGCGGACGCTTACTTTGAGATCGGTGAGATAGACACTTCAAAGCTTCTCTTTAGAGAATCTTTTTTCTGGAATCCTCAGGAGGTGGAGATATTTGAGATGAAGTCTATGATAATAAAAGGGCTTATAAAAATAGTGGTAAGCAATGGCTATAGGGCAGAAGAGATAAACGAGTGGATACCCATCTACGGAGTAATAGAAAACCTATTTGACGTAAGAAGAGAACTATCTCAAGAGGAAGTAAACTTGATTTTAGAGAGAGTTAAGACAATGGAAAGAGAATACGAGAGCAATAGAAGGTGGAGAAACATCCTTGAGCCTAGACTCATCAATAGCTACATATGGCTTATAGATTACTACTCTTTGCAGATTGAGGACTACGCTCTTGCAAAGGAAGTTGGCAAAATTCTGCAGAAATTCTCTCCAAACATATATAACAAACTAAAGTTGGGGGTATATAAATGGCTTTGACTAACACTAATGTTGAGTATAATGAAG
Coding sequences within it:
- the rpsT gene encoding 30S ribosomal protein S20, encoding MANIKSNEKRARQSRKRYIRNRVWKEKVKVLRKKIVKYVLSGNIDKEELKKMLKEYQSLVDKTYTKNVFKKNKVARLKSRIFSFISKHGIELN
- a CDS encoding branched-chain amino acid ABC transporter permease, producing the protein MFELLIAQILNGITLGSIYALIALGYTMVYGILFMINFAHSEIFMLGAYISLGTFILLSTLSTAFGIILPISVIVAATIVGMVGVMIEIIAYRPLRASPRLTPLISAISVSIVLQNIVFIFVSSYAIPYRIISDLFPQGNFLGFEYKGILITLVTLLLMLALALFLSKTKLGIAIRATSQDRNTASLMGISINKVISLVFFIGAFLGAVGGFFYGAYYSMIRYDMGFIPGIKAFTSAVVGGIGSIPGAVLGGFLIGIFEIFAETYISSAYKDVIVYSILILTLLLKPEGILGEKMTEKI
- a CDS encoding WecB/TagA/CpsF family glycosyltransferase — protein: MKKTNFWSADIRFLSEEEISEKVFKNLLTKEKFSILFLEPNTMYHLLFDREFQNALLPHTIFVPSSKFIASLVGNLKESNNVTYVKESSAIFRSLRHISDYHYRILLIDSSDKIVSRFKKNINSSIRGSSLNIIGIHNIYTKKHKNQKIETIRKIEPDIAIVGDNVIKFIKLIHKDRELLKNSSLIFSNSGVKIIAGSFGIKTIFSKAKRFLESVMIFLWFLKERILITLRGKKWK
- the mtnA gene encoding S-methyl-5-thioribose-1-phosphate isomerase, coding for MEVIDYRRGVLRILDQRLLPEREIYLECRTIEEVVSAIKSLAVRGAPLISISAAYGVCIGLFQYKTLEKLDYILFSLRNSRPTAYNIFTILDRIENRIRTLNTNDYEKALELAEAEAIAIHNEDRNLCNKIAKNGQKVIPNNANVVTICNTGMLATGGIGTALGVIYEGFQDGKIKHVFVLETRPLLQGARLTAYELAKNKIPVTLITDNMLSFLFSRSKIDLAIVGADRIVKNGDTANKIGTLNLAIVCKYFGVPFYVAAPYTTIDLSLEDGSQIPIEERDPNEVRFFRNQLIAPPEVEVWNPAFDITPASLITGIITDRGIFKPNEIFALKIQ
- a CDS encoding M24 family metallopeptidase; translated protein: MRSVIRSRIDKLLISTAGNPFITSKCEDLFYFSRFTGDCGSVIISQPKSYIITTKMFQENVLKEVDSSIFDVHITDKKEIPSRIIEILTSLEIGEIFISSTDTKLNEFISVIELAKEKKLLGLNKKLLSLREDHFAVGNIKVYFKEYLTHKVRMVKEEGEIEIIKDNHLLSDEGFLYILRFIKPGVTEAQICAELEYYLKSKGAEEMAFPTIVASGTRSSLPHARASSKVVSNNEPIVIDFGIKKDRYCTDMTRTVFLGTPPQKFKDAYNVVLEALSEGISFAKEGVLAKDLDNKVRSVIERYGFGEHFTHSTGHSVGLEVHEFPFISKDNSQELKEGMVITIEPGIYIPGEFGIRTENMVLIRKNSCETLTKLGTELITL
- a CDS encoding tetratricopeptide repeat protein translates to MLYIIVSEMNKISAYSLIKAGKITEALRFFEDTLRKGVDEESECGIKIVKYILSKIKRIREMGDPHKIGDMLIIEWKNLQQWINTNNCSRFSDLVESMKYYIFLLALKYYQSIVDNINANNSGNVIDIDLMVKVSKCYREIGEVVRCIDILEDVREYRPYDSGVLANLADAYFEIGEIDTSKLLFRESFFWNPQEVEIFEMKSMIIKGLIKIVVSNGYRAEEINEWIPIYGVIENLFDVRRELSQEEVNLILERVKTMEREYESNRRWRNILEPRLINSYIWLIDYYSLQIEDYALAKEVGKILQKFSPNIYNKLKLGVYKWL